A region of the Manduca sexta isolate Smith_Timp_Sample1 chromosome 5, JHU_Msex_v1.0, whole genome shotgun sequence genome:
TCTTACTGAAAAGACATAGTAAAGACTTTATTATGTACGTGACATCAGACGTGGCAGGAACGGAACAGGGAGAAAGAAGCAACGGCAGCCAGTGTTGCCTATTACAGGGTATGACCAAAGACAAACTTCAATTATTGTTGGCTATGTGACAAAAACCTGGGACCCAGTATTGCAGACTGCACGGTCCCGTAGGAGCGTAGGAATTGGGGCAACGATGGCAACCCCTTTAAGATAGGCGGAAGGGAAACGCAGAGGAAAAGTTCGCAAGgacttataggcctcaatgagTATTTACAACCACGAGGAATACAGACTTGACTGATTAAAGTCACGACAAATTTCGCCCCTGCATGGGAATTGCCTTGGGGGGACACCAATTACATTAAAGTCCAAACAACAACTGACCTACAATCTTGTTTCCTACACTGCTATCGACGCCGCAGCAGTCGCTGTCGGGGTCGGGCGGCAGCGCTGATACCTTCGCTTCGCACTGCTCGTACACTGGCTCTTGTAGCTGCGGCGCCGGCCCACAGCACACGCTAGGGTCTTCGGGCCCGGGGCAACTGTAACGAAAggataataaaatttgaaataaatcatgAATATTCCAGGAAGCACTCGCGTAACATAACGACTGAGTTTAGAATGCtaaagttttaataaacgatGGAGGCAATCAACTAACAAAAAACCAAATTATATACGCCAAGAATAGACGCTACTCCACCCaactttgtttatttgtagCTAAAATACTAGGGAACatggaaaaaaaatcttacagaGAATTCTTAAGGTATTCCACTTTAGTAGTATCATTTGGTTCCTTCAACATTTCTAAAAGCACGGGACATGCTCGAATGTTGATGCACTGTCCATCATTGGCGTCGGCCGTGACGCATGTCAACTTGTCTGTATCAGGGCAGCAGACCTGCAAGGGAGGATGAAGAATTACTAAAGTCGTTTTTCGGTCCTCTTACTCTTAAGTCAAGAACCTGCAGGCCGGGGGTCTGTGGCATTTTCAATTCATATCTTTATTCAAATTGTGTTTTTACAAGGTCTTATCATGAAAGTACCTCGCGACGCATCTGATCATGACGACTGGTAGATGCTACGTCTTCTGAGGGAGTCTATTTGGGTCTACTTTTCTACCTCTAAGCAGTATTTTCTAAGCGGTGGAAGCCTTAGTCAATGCGAGGCTCCAGGCGAGACACCTCGGTATAACACGTTTTAATAGTTTAGAAGGgacctaaaaatatttctgtagcTAATCTATCATATGAGATCCCTTGTCAAGCGCGAGCTCATTCGCGACGTCTCTAAGACTGGTTGCAAGACCTTTTTATAAGAGTAACTTCCATTGGTTTTGGCGTGCAAAATTCATTGCAGCACAGCATTTTACAATTCAAGATCCAActgatgttattgtttattggaAGTCAACGCTTGCCATTAGGCTTCCTCATCTCATTTAGTCGCCTATTGATAAATAGTCAAAATAGGTTCTCCTCTTGATAAATAGAATTGCCATTTCTCGACTTACCTTTGGTATATCCCCATCGTATCCACATTTGGACTTCCTCAAGAAATGCTCATCTAAAGAAGTTCGGTTTGCCTTCCCAACTATCCCTCGCAGGAGATCACATTCGTACAGAGATTTACACGTGCCCTTCTCATTATTAGGTGAAGTACATGGTTCTGCAACAGAAGTAATTGTTTTGGACTTACAAATACCCTAGAGGTTGGCAATTGCCCGCTTTTTCGAATTTCATAGAAGATGGTGctgttagttaaaatatatttctttcgcGCGTAGGTATTTTAGTTCTCAGTAAACAGATTTTTTgtacacttcaaaataaaattattttatagatttctgTTTCCCAATGGATCGTCTCCTTACTGCCGGATTCAGGTTTTAATGACGCCCATTTACTGACTTAAATAATCTTTAAGGCCACAAACAAATGGCTTCAcgaattctttaaatattttcgagaaataaaaatctatagcacctactcaggagtaatgtaactaCATTTACCATaccattttttcattaataggaagcttcatattagtgaaaacatcggtttagtagttcctgagattagaacgttcaaacaaacaaactctttaactttataatattagtaggtatagaatatccttataattaaacaaccaaagcaaaaataatatattgcagtaaaattacgtttaattataatttaacctaGCTACACCACtgtattggaaaaaatattgtccCACCGTACTCTCTGGGTTGCgcgcataataaaatttatgcgcGGTTTTCCCAACACAAAAACCCCAATGCTACACATTGACTAAACAGGAAAACCTTacgcataattaaataatttacaactctaataaaacaaatcattcAAATTAAATCTCGTGAGTGAAGAATGAGtaaatcatataatttaatctatCTAAGTTTCTCTTATTAGCTAAACGAATGTCCAGCGTACCACATCAATGTCATCTTCAGCCATCAAGCAAAATTGTGCAATTGTCATCTTCtgatttgaaagacattgtatcGTAAATATTGGGCTCTATAAGACTTAAAATCCAGTGACTAAATCACACGCAGTGTACTACGCAGTGCTTTATAATTGATTTGGGGTTGACACTGTTTATGTACAGTGTGCTCATCACCAAACGATGTTTCCtcattgtgatttatttatttattatttagcaaacaaacagaaaatatcaaaAGTAAATAACAACAGAACTGGTTACAAAATCCATTAAagttttcacaaataaataataggtatGATTTACGAGTGTGAAGAGAGTGAACAATaacattgttcaaaatataattaaataaaagtacataaCAGTAATCACATTCTAATTAATGATTCTtcatgttaacgcgaatgttagatattgaaataaaactatttacagacttcatcgcggttatttatattattatattctcccGACTCAAACTCTCGGACTTTCAGTCCGCCCCATAACCATCAAGGATGgttttcgaaacgtcgacagaaaataatataaaaaaaacgcgataaaatccataaatagtattatttcaatcaTCTAATTATTCttgatattgattaaaaaaactcACCTGCATGCACACTCGCTATCCCAACACATAACAAAAGAGCAAAATACATTATCAATACACGTCTGTCGCCTGCTACGACCGGTTTCCTCTGACTTGTAAGAAAGGATGCGTGAATAAGATTTAcctaaatgttttttatgttgtgGATGCACCGGAGTATATTGTCCAGTGCCGGATTTTATAATAGGCCGTAGAGGCTGTGGGCTAGGGGGCGGTATGGTTGCAATCAGAAAAATTTTACTCCCCCGAAATAGGTAGTCGCACGCGGGATAGCGCGCAGGCGTGATCTGAATTCAGAGTGGGTTATAAGTTAtaccatataatataaattaggcactgatatttcttttttacataacattatattgCCGCCTATAAACAAGCGCAAGTTAGGGTAGAAAAGGGTAATGGGAGTCACTTAAGcaagttttcaaataaaagcttatttcaatatcaaatatttattgcttatgttttataacaaaaaacactTATTTGTCTAACAATTGAGATCAGTTTTAATCATTTGGTACATAAACTTTGggaaaaaattaagattaaaaaaacactaGGTTTGACACCCATTGCACTTACTTCGGGGCAATGGTGGTCAGCCTGTGGGAAATGAAGATCAAGTAAAACTAACACATATCGCAGACGTACCCTTCGGCAGAATCCCATCCAGTGCATTCTGCGTGTGCCCACAATCCACATGTGGTACAGCGGTACCACATCTCATTGTTTCGTCCAAATTCACAGCATATCAAGCATCTATTTCCTGCGTCTTCTGCATCATCATTTGCGTCATCCTGGCACAAGTCGTTAGTGTTAGTGTCTGAGACTGATGTATCGTTTGAATCTTGAAGAACCTGTCTCTTTGCCCTTTGGGGACCATCACCCTTCTGCACCTTAGTCTTCTTCCCCTGACCCTTACCTTtccatttctttttttctttctcttgcTCTTtctgtatttttgttatctttttattttccttttctaTCAAATCTTTCTTCAGTGGAGTTGAGGTTAATACAGTAGCATGCTGCTTCTTTCGACGCTGTTTCTCTTTAGCCACAGTTGTTTTCTctggtaattttataaaatcggaAAATTGAACATTTGACGTAGGATCAGACGACTCTTTGTCTTGTGATGTCGGGGAAGAGATAACTACTTGCGCTGATTCACTTACAGCTGATAAATCTAATAGTTTTGATGTGCTCCTTACTCGTACTTTCGGCATctagaaacaataatattaacattagtcTTTTGCGGGTAATGGTAATCACCTGCGGACAATGGGGGTCACTTGACTCTTATTAGCCGCTACTATACTgccaacaaaataataacaatataaaaaaacctaagTTTGAATCGTAATATAAGACGCttatcacaattttaaacatacagactacctttctacaatatacaaaatttggtaaacttaaaaaaacgaCACTCacctctaataatatttttacgtaatattacaTCGACAACGCGCGAAAACAACACACTACTATCTCTCAGCGACGGGCAGCGGTAACTGGCGGGGGGCGTTCGCGACGGGGCCGGCGGGTGTAGAGGGGGGTGTTATAGGCATGTTCCTAGGTTTCGGGTGCGTAGTTTCGTAGATATGCGTGTGATTCCGATTGCCCGCTGACTCCAATTACCCGCCCTTCCCCTACCATAAATTGTCTTCAAGTAATGGCTCAAAAGCCCCCGCACatcgaaggacgctctcagcgtcacgACGGCCCCTTGCTGCCACaggacaggcaggggataccgtggtggaattctccaaacgcccccgaTCCACAGGGCGGGCAGTCTGTTGTACCTGCTAAGAATtgacactttatttatttatccctCATGCCTTTGTCTTCATGTTTGACCTAGAAATTccttgaaattaaaattaaactaattttcggattctatcgcggtgttagtattttattttctcccgacgtttcgaagactttgcagccttcatggtcacgggggggactgaggtgttgttcatccgtaaagtcaaagttacaatatctacctacattttacaattatacaactattctgcgtagatcggaccaccaaaaAACCTTACCTTACcgataaactttatttttattgtagcaaTAACGGATCGTTGCTTAGTACACTTGGGTTGCACGCGCCTTTTCCcagttttttaaattgtaatgtaaGTGTAGGTACCTAAATTGTAGGCCGGTATGGCCTTCAAAAACTGGTGagtgtaggtacatatttaagtattatgtaGCTACTGTAGGTCTTGGGGCTGCAGTGCACTGAACAGCATTTGTTCCCGCTCGGGTCCTCGCATCCGCTAACCATGTTACACACAATAGGCTAGAGGGGCCCATTTCTTTTGCGTCGGGGCCCATAATTACCTCTCTCCTTGGCgaagactgccgagacgaatgtccgcaggttcaaatcccaagggcacacacctctgacttttctaaaaaaagtcatgtgtgtattctttgtgaatttatcgttcgctttaacagtgaaggaaaacatcgtgaggaaacctgcgcatccgagaagttctctataggaatttcgaaggtgtgtgaagtctaccaatccgcaccaggccaccgtgctggactaaggcctaatccctctcattagtagaggaggcccatgctcagcagtgggcaagtatataatacagggctgatattattattattattattggcgAAGGTAGCGTCTCAGTTCTTCAGTTCTGCAGTCTCAGTAATAGGTATTGACGCTTTAACTTAAGTAATACTGAACGCATTCCTGAGATTCCTGGGAATAATGTACAGTTAgcaacaacaaaaacattttatatgaaacatgTGTGAAACACCTCTCCCGAGATAAAAGTATAACTAAAATGTACttatacgtatttataaaattattaatattcttgaAGTTTCTTCAAGGATCaggaatatttatatatgaaactGCAGCATCCACAGAAATAGGATACAGGACAgaggataatatttatttatttattcactctTTTTGGCACACAAgtaaaacaattgaaataaaaaataagaaataacaatTAGTACAAGTGGCGGTTCGCTCCAAGCAACATTTTCCAGACAACAATGAGATGGATATAAGATAAGTAGAAAGAGAGGGCagtctagtaaataataatttgggttagaaaaaataaataataataaaatatctatctatatataagcCAAATTTCTTCTTCTTCCAAACTTCTAACATTCAAACATCTTAAAAAACAAAGGGTTGCGGCTTCCCCCGCTTTCGCTAGACAAAGCCCTAAATCATGGTAGCTTTCCATAGCGCCATCTGTgagacgtcagcgccatctactcATAGAATCagattaaatctatatattatataaaaaaaataaaaatgaatacctatttcctttggtcacgccatcacgcgtgaacggctggaccgatttcactatttttttttgttgtgtttgttattgacaggagaaggtttttatgaaagaaaaaaatcataaaattgcgcggaaatttagaaaatttaagaaaacttaacgacaatattaattttagataactgtcagtggtttgaaataactgtcagcaatcgacagaatgcgcgcatgcatacatagttaagacaggacaacgtctgtcgggtcaactagtactcAAATATTTTCCACAAGAGGacattaccgggataaaagtaacctatatgttaatccaggacatggtctatctgaGTGCTAAATTCCATCAAAATCCGTCCAgatatttctgcgtttacttctaacaaacatccaaccatttgtacttataatattagtatggaaaaagtataaagtaagattctatttattcacttgaacatcaaataagtaattttactaatttgactaatattttttagtaaaattcagTTTTACACTTAGTCTCGAGTTCTTATATGCGCCACtgcgtacacaaccacaagctgtcaatattgaccatattaaagtcagtttgaatggattacagttcaatttaGTTGCACACAGTGAacgttcggaacgccaaatctcgtacctagtacatatatatcgaagGGTTGAATGTATAAACAAGCATCTTATTCATCTTCGAGAATGGAATTACCGCGCGGATATTAATGCACTGGTAAGAAACTGACCGTATAAGGAAACAGACGTGTTCTTGCTCggaattaaatacttaataatgcaTTTTGCTCTCGTTTTGTGTGTTTTTGGCATAGCATTTACGAGTGGCGGTAAGTTTCTCTGAAATTTTAACCTTAAATAAGATTCAATAAAGCAAAAGTATTGTGTAaaagtaatgatatttttactCTAAATAATACCATTTTAGATTTCTAAAGCTGTTGGCCAATGAAGCAAACCGGtctatctaaatttataaacatattttgcgCATTTTTCCTTATCTTAGGGTGATTGTACACGGTGTATTTAGATGCAGATACGCGTTTTGAGTAAGCGTCTCTGCGCgcgcatatttatttaatgaaacggTAGAAGGACATTGTCCTGATACAAGTCCAGTTCATTTAATGCCTTTTGACtaacataatatcagccctgtattgtatactgtcccactgttggacacgggcctcctctactactaagggactaggccttagtccaccacgctggcctagtgcggattcgtagacttcacataccctcaaaattcctatagagaatttctcaggtatgcaggtttcctcatgatgttttccttcgccgttaaagcaagcaataattcacaaagaatatacacataattctagaaaagttagaggtgtgtctcggcagtccgttccacacccaattaggctatcccCGCTTTTGATGACCATTGCCATCTTTCAATCATCCTGTTCTGAAAccagaagaaaatattttttctaaacaaaaaaacgcttttttttaaacttctaCTTTCTCATCAAATAACTATGTACCTGACTTGTGTTTTGAACTATTATGGGAAGTCGTCCTTTGCCTAAAGGTGGTATATTAATCTTAAAATCATTGTTACAGAGCCATGTACTTCACCCACTGACGACAAAGGCACGTGTAAATCTATATACGAGTGTGATCTCTTGCGCGGAATAGTGGTTAAGGCAAAACGAACTTCTTTAGACGAGCAATTCTTGAGGAAATCCAAATGTGGGTACGATGGGAATATGCCTAAGGTAAGTTGAGGATTGCAGTTCTATTTATCAAGAGGAGATTGAATGTGATGTCTTGCTTGCGATGTGATGCTTAATGGTGCGCGCAAAAACAGTAGTAGTATTCAGTGGAGGCCTTAGTCAGCGTGAGACTTCggacaagaataaaaaaaacggaCAAGTCGGATTCTCACGCTGATGGTTCCGTATTAACACacgccactacaactcctgtaagccaagatcAGCAGTGGTACTGTTATACCGAGCGGTCGAGCTGGGCGAGTCTCAGAAAACACTAATAAGTCATCATCCCAACGgaaataatcaaatagaaagataggaggagttggaaatattaattatccacttccctccataacAATGCGGCAGAATGAACTAAAGATGCATTTTAACATCAAGTACAGGGACGTTTAGAAGCTGCAAAGCACTacggataaaaattaaacaaaagggTCTTATGACGCAAGCTATTAGATTTGATTCCATATGGCAAAACCGCCGGAAAGCACGAAAATTCCGTCTCGTCTCTACAAGATCCATGTATATAACTCAGGATTTTATTTGTGTACTGttcagtgccggatttatattttttatgagtgtaggccactttatttccgtcGCCTCAtttaggtaggtttatgtatgtttgtaggtttctaaaatacttgaTAATTTTCCACTTGTTTGTATTacggaaggcactaaagttaaataagtGAATGAtcaattaaatcgagtgagcgtcctctgaaatctgccgcccctacgAGGCTgtcgcccataggccgcggcctatacggcctatttacaaatccaggactgataTTGTTTAAGATTAAGATAGTATGTTCTCTTCTTGTAGGTTTGCTGCCCAGATACAGACAAGCTGTCTTGCACCACGCCCGATGGCAAGAAAGGACAATGCGTCAACATTATCACATGTTCAAATCTCTCAGATCTGCTGAAGGAAATGAATGATACTGTTAAATTGAATTATCTCAAATCCTCTAAGTAATCCTTCTAtcatgattctttttttattcgggcgGGGCAAagggaccccactgcacctgatggtaaatggcatgtggtccaaaagaatgtcgactgacgagagatgattacccctcggtagtcaacagaattatgccggccttggaatcagatatacacaggctaatcccggaacgcgacacactaacgtgggccgctatggcgggttttaacacctcgggTATGTTGGTTGCTATCCGAgtggatatagaatatattctaccaccagaaAATACAAAGTGACATTACAAACAatagatatcaacatctcaaatgatatcttaagacACAGCATTTAGGTTTTAGAACTGACttttatttactaaacaatTCAAACTCAATGAGTTTTGGGAACAGGCGCTTATATGGCAACATAAGCTTTGTTCAATAAACAGTTCAATACACTAAATGCCTACTTGAGATGCTACTCaattaagattaattttaatacggCCCTAAGATGGGATCAGTTGTAAAAACGGCTGCTAATCTATTACAGATGCGCTGGACCCCAAGATTATAGCGTGTGTTGCGGACCACGACCAAACTTGGGGATGACTTTGCAAAAATCCTGTGCAGAGAGAGTATCGGCATTACCACCTCACGAAGAGGAAGACGGATGCTGCGGTGTCGACAATTTTGAGGAGAACAAACTTCtaggttagattttttttaattttaggttaGGAGTCCTTATTCCGTTTACGAGGGagtatccgtctttttgcaattttaGGACTTAAATTCGAAACCTATAAGCTATAACCTGAcaaggaatatttaaaaatctgctTTGGGGGCGCCATTTGTTCTTTCCCCATAAAAGCTAACATTGCCAATACTAGAAATTActtccatatttaaattaaactattttatcgcggttttaatattttacttttctcccgacgtttcgaagactttgcagccttcatggtcacggggtggactgaggtgttgttcatccgcaaagttgGAGTCGGAGacttcgtaaaatagtttaatttaaatgtttaacattcgcgtaaccataagaaatcattaataagttccatatttaaaaatttttaggtgttttattttcctggttatttcaattatttttcaacaGCTACGGGTGGCAACCAGACCTTCATCGATCAGTATCCGTGGCTGGTTGTGATCGAGTATGAACATCCTATAGAAAAAAACAAGCTGATGTGTGGAGGAGCCCTAATCAGCGGTAAATATGTGCTCACGGCTGCGCATTGTGTCACCGGCGCTATCCTCAAAGAAGGCACTCCGTGAGTAAGACTTTATTTAGCTCAAAAGTCCTCGAggtaaattaagtaataaatccGTCAAGATTGGCTTCGTCGTTTCAGCGCGTGTTCCTGGTAAACAAAATGAAGATTAATTGAACGTAGATATGCAAAATAGATCCAACCGAAGTgcgcggtagcctagttggttgtggaacggactaccgagacgaatgtccgcatgttcaaatcagaagggcatacacctctgacttttctaaaaacatatgtgtgtaatcttggtgaattatcgcttgatttaacggttaacatattttgactaagtTGTTattactaatggaaaatatagaccttatagactagaactaatttggcataTTCGGCTCATTTTCGAACATTTAGTGGGTCGGATCCTTTTTTCGTGTCTACGTCTAATTAATAAAGGCCTATTTAGTTATAATCTAaggaaaaattacattattcagAAAATGAGGGCCGTAGGCATTTCCATTTTAGGCAGTAAGTCGGCGTGGCAAAAATGAGTTAAGAAACCTCTAGAAGCTCATTGTAATTTTGCACACTTCATTACCATTGCAagcattaaggttatagcttaaggtccatttttcatacattttgtttcacctttaatctgggtaactaaacaagtattgacaagtaaagaatttaaattcacgactagttagtgattagttctcgcagttgaaagaaaaacgtaaaaataattaatatgcatggatatttcggcctttaaaatttaatacgacgaaatttgtgaaacaaaatgtatgaaaaatggaccttaagctataaccttaaacaagtatggggccgttcaagtattacgtaacgcattttttgaagatttttgacaccTCCGCCctcgtaacgttttcctgtaacCCCCCCCCgtccccctccaaaagttatgtaactctaaagtgattttttttttgtaattttcacaattattttacgcaaaatatcgGAAAGTCAccaaaatacctttgttattgttttaaaataaaaaaaaa
Encoded here:
- the LOC115454329 gene encoding phenoloxidase-activating enzyme isoform X1, yielding MHFALVLCVFGIAFTSGEPCTSPTDDKGTCKSIYECDLLRGIVVKAKRTSLDEQFLRKSKCGYDGNMPKVCCPDTDKLSCTTPDGKKGQCVNIITCSNLSDLLKEMNDTVKLNYLKSSKCAGPQDYSVCCGPRPNLGMTLQKSCAERVSALPPHEEEDGCCGVDNFEENKLLATGGNQTFIDQYPWLVVIEYEHPIEKNKLMCGGALISGKYVLTAAHCVTGAILKEGTPKYVRLGEYNTTNKGPDCFRLSDHELDCTEDMILAPIEEIIVHPKYDRFDPHKRHDIALIRLKIYAPYTDFIRPICLPKVDYALSPPLNFTFFVAGWGLYFENKTKQFRKSEVKLHVEVPYVVRDQCQTAVRSLKGAENIVFRSGQICAGGVSGKDACRGDSGGPLMYLSREGWKFEVVGLVGAGASICGQAGIPGVYTYVYEYLPWIRQNMRH
- the LOC119190919 gene encoding uncharacterized protein LOC119190919, coding for MPKVRVRSTSKLLDLSAVSESAQVVISSPTSQDKESSDPTSNVQFSDFIKLPEKTTVAKEKQRRKKQHATVLTSTPLKKDLIEKENKKITKIQKEQEKEKKKWKGKGQGKKTKVQKGDGPQRAKRQVLQDSNDTSVSDTNTNDLCQDDANDDAEDAGNRCLICCEFGRNNEMWYRCTTCGLWAHAECTGWDSAEGYVCDMC